In Thermus albus, the sequence GGAAGCCCCTGGGTGCGGATGGTGTCCACCAGCTCCGCGTGGAAGCGGGCTAAGGCCCGGGCCTCCCCTCCAAAGCGGTCGGAGAGGATCACCGCCCGATGGCCTTCCCCGCGTAGAAACCTCTGGGCGGCCCTTAGGAGGTCCAGGTTGCGCCCGGCGATCCGGAAGGAGAGGCGCTTCAGGGCCGAATCTTGGGGCTTCAGGGTCTCGGGAAGCCGGCCTGTAAGCCCCTCGTTCAGCACCCTTCGGGCCTCAGGGAAGCCCAGGCCATACCGGTCCAGGATGGCCAGGGCCTCGAGGTAGGTGCTGGCGTCGGGGTGGAAGGGCCCCGAGGCGATGATCCCCGGGTCGTCCCCCGGGACGTCGGAAAGGAGCAGGACCTGGACCCGGGCCCGGGTGGCCAAAAGAAGCCTTCCTCCCTTCACCTGGGAAAGGTGCTTGCGCACGGCGTTGATCTCCCCGATGCTGGCCCCGCTCTTTAGAAGGGCCTCCGTCAAGGCCCGTTTTTCCTCCAGGGAAATCCCCAGGGGAAGGCACCACAGGGCGCTTCCCCCACCCGAGACCAAAGCCAAAACCCGGGCCTTGGGGGAAAGCCCCTTGAGGAGCTCCAAAACCTCCTGGGCTGCCCTTAGGCTTTCCCCATCGGGCAGAGGATGGCCAGCGAAGAGGGCCTTTAGCCCCAAGGCCTCCTGCCCCTTGGGTAGGGTGAGGTGGTAGGGCACTTCCCCATAGCGGTCCAAGGCGGCTTTTAGCATCCAGGCGGCTCCCTTGCCCACCGCCAGGATGAGGTGGGGCTTGGCCCTGGGGAGGGCCTTAAGGGTGAGGCGGTAGGGGTGGGCCTCCTCGAGGGCCTTTTGCAAGGTGGCCAGGAGGAGGGTTTTCACCGTCCCAGCCTCCCTTGGCCTAGGAGGCCAGTGTGGCACCCTTTTCCCTGGGGTCCTGGCCCAGATAGAGCATCTCCAGGAGTTCTGCGGTGTGCAGGATGGGGATACCTTTTTCCAGATAGGCCTGGATCTGGGTGAGGCAGCCGATGTTGCCGGTTACCACCAGGTGGGGCTCCGTGGCCCTCAGGTTCTCCGCTTTCCTTCGGCCCAGAACCTCGGCGATTTCCGGCTGGAACAGGTTGTAGGTGCCGGCGCTGCCGCAGCAGATCTCCCACTCCTTGGGTTCCAGCACCTCCAGTTGGGAGGCCCTGAGGATCTTCCTGGGCGGTTCCCGCACCCCTTGGGCGTGGGCCAGGTGGCAGGCATCGTGGTAGGCCACCCGCAAGGGTGGCTTTGGGGGAGGTGGAGGGGTGAAGCCCACCTCTTCCAGGATGACGGTGAGGTCCTTCACCTTGGCGGCCAGGGCCCGGGCCTCCTCCTCTTCCGGTTCCTCCAGGAAAAGGAGGGGATACTCCTTCATCCCCGAGCCACAGCCGGCGGCGTTGGTGACCACGTAGTCCACGTTCCGGAAGGCCTTTAGGTTTTGCCGGGCTAGGGCCTTGGCCCCTTCCTTGTCCCCGGCGTGGAGGTTTAGCGCCCCGCAACAGACCTGCTCCCTCACGGCCACCACCTCCACCCCGTTTTCCTGCAGGACCCGGATGGTGGCCCGGTTGATGGAGGGCCTTAAGACCTGCTGGGCACAGCCCAAAAGGAGGCCCACCCGGGCTTTCGTCACCCCCTTGGCGGGGTAGACCTCCTGGTAGGGATCCTCCTTGGGCAGGTGGTCGGGAAGGAGGGCGATGGGGGCCTTTAAGGCCTTGGGCAGGGGGAGGGGTTGGAGGAGGGGTTTCAACCGGCTTCCCAGCTGGGCTAGGGGCCGAAAGCGCTCCGGGTAGGGGAGGAGGCGGAGGAGGGTTTGGCGGTATACCTGCTCCAGGGGGTAGCGGTGGCGTTTCCCCTCCGTGTGAAGGCGAAACGTGGCGATGAGTTCCCCATAGGGGACCCCGCTGGGGCAGGCGGTGACGCAGGCTTGGCAGGCCAAGCACCGGTCCAGATAGGGGAGGGTTTCCTCCAGGGGAAGGTTCCCCTCGAGGACCTCCTTCATGAGGAAGATGCGGCCCCTAGGGGAGTCCATTTCCTCTCCCAGGACCAGGTAGGTGGGGCAGGTGGGGAGGCAGAAGCCGCAGTGGACGCAGGCCTCTATGGCGTGGGCCATCACCTCTCCTTCCTTGCCCAAGGTTTCCACGGGGATGCGGTGCTGCATGTTCTCTACCCTAAGGGAAACCGGCCCTTGGGGTCTAGGGCCCTCTTGATGGGGGCGAAGAAGGCTTCCGGCGGCGAGGGGAAAAGGACCTCCTGAGCCCCCCTTAGGACCAGATGGGGGATTCCCCCATCCCGTAAGGCCTTTAGGCCATGGGGTTCCAAACCGGCATAGAGAAGGTCTCCCCCGGCCATGTAGCGCCGGGGCCCTAAGGGCAGGCTTTCCAACGTGGGGATGAGATCCAGCCGGGAGGGTACCTTTACCCAGATGGGGCTTTCCTGGAGGAAGGCCAGGTCCCGCACCCTTTCCCAGTGGGCCTCGTCCTCCGCCAGCACCTCGCCTTCCCTTTTCAGCACGTCCTGCAGCCGCTTTAGCCTTCTTCCCAAACTCTCGGGAAAGCCCCCTATCCGCATCTCCAGGGTAGTCGGGGGCACGAGGTCCAAGGCCAAAAGGTCCAGGGGCAGGGTTCTTAGGCCCTCCAGGGCGGCCAGGGCTTCCTCCGGTTTGGAAAAGCCCACCCTCAGGGTTCGGGTGGCCCGGGGGTAGGGGAAGACCTTAAAGGAAAGCTCCACCATAACGCCAAAAGCGCCTAGGGAACCCACCATAAGGCGGTGGAAGGGGAAGCCGGCAGCGTTTTTCACCACCTTGCCCCCTCCCCGCACCACCCTTCCCTCCCCGTCCACGAAGCGCACCCCCAGGATGAAGTCCCTGAGGCCCCCAAACCGCTCCCGCATGGGGCCAGAAAGCCCCGCCGCCACCGTGCCGCCCAGGGTGGCCCCCTGTTCTACCAGGGGGGGGTGGAAGGGCAGGTACTGGCCGTGGGTCCGCAAGGTGGCCTCAATCTCCTTCAAGGGGGTACCGGCGTAGGCGGTGAAGACGAACTCCTCCGGGGCGTACTCCAGGATGCCCTTTAGGCCCGAGAGGTTGAGGAGGGTTTCCCCTTCCTGGGGGCTGGAAAGGGCCGGTTTGCTCCCGCCTCCCTTGGGGCGCAGGCGGGGGTGGGTGCGCACGGCTTCCCGCACTTCTTCCAGGGAAGAGGCGAAAATCTCAGGCATAGAGCTCTCCCAGGTCAGTTTTCAGGCCACCTTGATGTGGGCTTTGCCCGTAGCCTGGGAGCACCTTGCCCCGGTTGGCCAGGCCCTTAGGGTCCAGGGCCTCCTTCACCCGTTCCATGGCCAGGAGGTCTTCGGGAGCGAACATCTCCGCCATATACCCCTTCTTCTCCACCCCGATGCCGTGCTCCCCGGTCAAGGACCCCCCCAGGCGCACGCAAAGCTTGAGGATCTCCCCGGCCAAGGCTTCGGCCCGCTCCAGCTCCCCCGGCTTCTTGCCGTCGTAGAGGACCAAGGGGTGAAGGTTGCCGTCCCCGGCGTGGAAGACGTTGGCCACCCTAAGGCCGTAGGCCTGGGAAAGCCTGCCGATCTCCCTTAGGGCCTCTCCCAGGCGGCTTCGGGGCACCACGCCGTCTTGGACGATGTAATCGGGGGAGAGCCTCCCCACGGCGCTGAAGGCGGCCTTACGCCCCTTCCAGATGGCCTGGCGTTCCCCCTCACTTTGGGCGATGCGCACCTCGGTGGCCCCGCTTTCCCCCATCACCCGGGCCAGGAGCTTGGCTTCCTCTTCCACCTCTTCCTTGGGGCCCTCCAGTTCCACGATGAGGAGGGCTTCCACCTGGGGGTAGCCTGCCTTCACCGCCGCCTCGGCGGCCTCAATGCTCAAGCGGTCCATGATCTCCATGGCCCCAGGGAGAAGCCCGCTTTGGATCACCTGGCTCACCGCGTTGCCCGCGGCCTCGAGGCTCTCGTAAGCGGCCAGAAGGGTGTGGTAGGCCTCGGGTTTGGGAAGGAGTCTGAGGGTGATCTCCAGGGCTACCCCCAAAAGCCCCTCGGTGCCCACGAAGAAGCCGTGCAGGTCAGGCCCTACGCCCTCCAGGCTTTGCCCGCCCAGGTGGACCACCTCCCCCTTAGGGGTGACCACCTCCAGGGCCAGCACATGATTGGCCGTCATCCCGTACTTCAGGCAGTGGGCCCCGCCGGAGTTGAAGGCCACGTTCCCCCCGAGGGTGGAGATGGGTTGGCTGGAGGGGTCAGGGGCGTAGTAGAG encodes:
- the glcF gene encoding glycolate oxidase subunit GlcF, which gives rise to MQHRIPVETLGKEGEVMAHAIEACVHCGFCLPTCPTYLVLGEEMDSPRGRIFLMKEVLEGNLPLEETLPYLDRCLACQACVTACPSGVPYGELIATFRLHTEGKRHRYPLEQVYRQTLLRLLPYPERFRPLAQLGSRLKPLLQPLPLPKALKAPIALLPDHLPKEDPYQEVYPAKGVTKARVGLLLGCAQQVLRPSINRATIRVLQENGVEVVAVREQVCCGALNLHAGDKEGAKALARQNLKAFRNVDYVVTNAAGCGSGMKEYPLLFLEEPEEEEARALAAKVKDLTVILEEVGFTPPPPPKPPLRVAYHDACHLAHAQGVREPPRKILRASQLEVLEPKEWEICCGSAGTYNLFQPEIAEVLGRRKAENLRATEPHLVVTGNIGCLTQIQAYLEKGIPILHTAELLEMLYLGQDPREKGATLAS
- a CDS encoding FAD-binding protein, which encodes MPEIFASSLEEVREAVRTHPRLRPKGGGSKPALSSPQEGETLLNLSGLKGILEYAPEEFVFTAYAGTPLKEIEATLRTHGQYLPFHPPLVEQGATLGGTVAAGLSGPMRERFGGLRDFILGVRFVDGEGRVVRGGGKVVKNAAGFPFHRLMVGSLGAFGVMVELSFKVFPYPRATRTLRVGFSKPEEALAALEGLRTLPLDLLALDLVPPTTLEMRIGGFPESLGRRLKRLQDVLKREGEVLAEDEAHWERVRDLAFLQESPIWVKVPSRLDLIPTLESLPLGPRRYMAGGDLLYAGLEPHGLKALRDGGIPHLVLRGAQEVLFPSPPEAFFAPIKRALDPKGRFPLG
- a CDS encoding FAD-linked oxidase C-terminal domain-containing protein, producing the protein MGFLEELRALFPPGRLLTKEAELAPYESDALTAYRKRPLAVVLPERKEEVVEAVRLCYRHGVPFVARGSGTSLSGGSLPVEGGLVLALNRMNRILRLDPKARIAVVEPGVVNLEVSRRAAPFGLYYAPDPSSQPISTLGGNVAFNSGGAHCLKYGMTANHVLALEVVTPKGEVVHLGGQSLEGVGPDLHGFFVGTEGLLGVALEITLRLLPKPEAYHTLLAAYESLEAAGNAVSQVIQSGLLPGAMEIMDRLSIEAAEAAVKAGYPQVEALLIVELEGPKEEVEEEAKLLARVMGESGATEVRIAQSEGERQAIWKGRKAAFSAVGRLSPDYIVQDGVVPRSRLGEALREIGRLSQAYGLRVANVFHAGDGNLHPLVLYDGKKPGELERAEALAGEILKLCVRLGGSLTGEHGIGVEKKGYMAEMFAPEDLLAMERVKEALDPKGLANRGKVLPGYGQSPHQGGLKTDLGELYA
- a CDS encoding glycerate kinase type-2 family protein; translated protein: MKTLLLATLQKALEEAHPYRLTLKALPRAKPHLILAVGKGAAWMLKAALDRYGEVPYHLTLPKGQEALGLKALFAGHPLPDGESLRAAQEVLELLKGLSPKARVLALVSGGGSALWCLPLGISLEEKRALTEALLKSGASIGEINAVRKHLSQVKGGRLLLATRARVQVLLLSDVPGDDPGIIASGPFHPDASTYLEALAILDRYGLGFPEARRVLNEGLTGRLPETLKPQDSALKRLSFRIAGRNLDLLRAAQRFLRGEGHRAVILSDRFGGEARALARFHAELVDTIRTQGLPFRKPLFLLSGGEAQVHVRGKGLGGRNLEFLLSLYAHLKAPLYALAADSDGLDGPSGAAGALLIPEVWDLGLDPRPYLEANDSLGFFQRAGTLLKTGPTGTNLNDFRLLLVD